GCCTCCAGCAATTCGGCATCGACGCCCACATGCGGCGCAAGATCGATCTTGTTCACCACCAGCAGGTCGGAGCGCGCCAGGCCGGGGCCGCGCTTGCGGGGGATGTCCTGGCCCGCGGCGGTGTCGATGACATAGATGGTCAGATCGGCCAGTTCCGGCGAGAATGTCGCGGCAAGATTGTCGCCGCCCGACTCGATCAGCACCAGGTCGAGATCGGGAAAAGCGACGTTCAGATCGGCGATAGCGGCAAGGTTGATGCTGGCATCCTCGCGGATCGCGGTATGCGGGCAGCCGCCGGTCTCGACGCCCCGGATACGCTCTTGCGGCAGGACCTGCGCGCGCATCAGCGCCTCGGCATCCTCGCGCGTGTAGATGTCATTGGTGATCACCGCCATGGACAGGCGCGGGGCGAGGTGGCGCGCCAGTTGCTCGGTCAGGGTGGTCTTGCCTGCACCGACGGGTCCGCCGATACCGACGCGAAGGGGGCCGTTGAAGCTCATGATCTGAAAATCCTCGTTCTCATGGTTTCATGCGACATGGCGGCGATGTCCGCGCCCCATGTTGCGCTGACCAGATCGGCCTCGGAGGCCGATGCGGCGCGGATCGCCGTGGCCAGCAGCGTCGGCTGCAGCCCGGCCAGCATCGCCTGTCCCTCGACCGGACCAAGTGGCATGAAGCGCACCGCAGCCGAGATCAGCGCCGCCGCCTGCGCCTGCAGAAAAGCGGCGATCATCTCGGGGGCGGGCAACGGGAACCCGGCGCAGGCCCGACCGAAGGCGACCGGCAGCGCGGCGGGGGCATGGGCCTCGCCTGTCAGTGCCGTGACATTGGCGGAAAACGCGGTTCCCTGCTCGATGGTCTCGGTCAGGCGTTGCGAGCCCATGCAGGTGGCGCGGGCCAGATCGTCCAGCCCGGCATGATCGGCACCGGGCCGCAGCGACAGCGACACCAGGACCCCATCCGTCCAGCCTCCGCCATGTTCCAGCCAGTCGGCCAGCCATTGCGGCAGGGTCGCGCGGGTCGCCGCCCCCCGGTCCATCGCCCATTCCAGCCCTTGCGACCAAGCGAAACCGCCCACCGGGAAGGCGGGCGACAGGTATTGCGCCAGCCGCAGCCGGGCGGCGTCAGGCGTGATCGTGCTGATGGTCATGGTCATGGGCATGTGCATGAAAGTGACCGTGGTCATGGCCGAAGGTGCGGCCATGGCCATAGGCACCCTTTTCGGGGCTGAAGGGCAAGCTCGCGTGCTCGATCCGCGCGCCAAGCTGGTCCAGCATCGCCTCCAGCACGTGATCGGCGCGGATGATCAGCCGCTCCGCCTCGATCCGGCAGGGGGTGTGGCGATTGCCGATATGCCAGGCAAGGCGGGGCAGGTCGCCGCGAATGACCAGCACCGGCTCGGCGGCGGCATGGACGAGGATCCGGCGGCCATCCGACAGCAGGAAAGCGTCGCCATCCTCAAGACTGGTGACCTCGGGCAGATCGACAAGGAAATCGCCCGCGTCGCAGGCCAGCCGCTTGCGGCGCAGCAGCCGCCCCTCGTAATCCAGCATCACGCCGCCATCGAAGGGGCCGGAAGCATTGCGGATCACCTGGTGGCTATGGGGGATCATCGGGGACTCCTCAGAACAGGAAATAGCGCTGCGCCATGGGCAGCTCGCTTGCGGGCTCGCAACTCAGCAATTTGCCATCGGCGCGGACCTCGTAGGTTTCGGGATCGACCTCGATCTCGGGCATGGCATCGTTCAGCACCATGTCTGTCTTGCCGATGTCGCGTGTCTGCTCGACCGCGATCAGCACCTTGTCCAGACCCTCGCCCGCCCCGGCCTCCAGCCCCGCGCGTGACAGGAACAGCGCCGAGGCGCGGCGCGAATGCCCCCACATCGGACGGCTGAAGACCGGCTGCACCGGGATCGAGCCATTCGGATCGCCCATCTGCGCCACGCTGATCTGGCCGCCGACCAGCACCATCTCGGGCTTGACGCCGAAGAATGCCGGGGACCACAGCACCAGATCAGCACGCTTGCCGGGGGTGATGCTGCCGATATGGGCGCTGACCCCATGCGCGATGGCCGGGTTGATCGTGTATTTGGCGATATAGCGGCGGGCGCGCAGATTGTCGTTCTCGCCCTGCTCGCCTTCCAGCCGCCCGCGCTGGCGGCGCATCTTGTCGGCGGTCTGCCATGTGCGGATGATCACCTCGCCGATCCGGCCCATCGCCTGACTGTCCGACGAGATCACGCTGAAGGCACCCAGATCATGCAGGATATCCTCGGCGGCAATGGTCTCGCGCCGAATGCGGGATTCGGCGAAGGCGACATCCTCGGGCACCCGGCGGTCCAGATGGTGGCAGACCATCAGCATGTCCAGATGCTCTTCGATGGTATTTGCCGTGTAGGGCCGGGTCGGGTTGGTCGACGACGGCAGCACATTGCCCATGCCCACCATGCGGATGATGTCGGGGGCATGGCCGCCGCCCGCGCCCTCGGTGTGATAGGCATGGATCGTGCGCCCGCCGATGGCCGCCATCGTGTCCTCGACAAAGCCGGATTCGTTCAGCGTGTCGGTATGGATCATCACCTGCACATCCATCGCGTCGGCCACATTCAGGCAATTGTCGATGGCGGCGGGGGTGGTGCCCCAATCCTCGTGCAGTTTCAGCGCGCAGGCCCCGGCGCGGACCTGTTCCTCAAGGGGTTCGGGGCGCGAGGCATTGCCCTTGCCCGCCACGCCGATATTGACGGGCAGATCGGCGCAGGCTTCCAGCATTCGGGCGATATGCCACGGGCCGGGGGTGCAGGTGGTGGCCAGAGTGCCATGCGCGGGTCCGGTGCCGCCACCGAGCAGCGTCGTGACGCCGGAATGCAGCGCGTGATCGACCTGCTGCGGGCAGATGTAATGGATATGGCAATCGAAGCCGCCGGGGGTCAGGATGCGGCCCTCGCCCGCGATGATCTCGGTTCCCGGTCCGATGATCAGGGTGACGCCCGGCTGCGTGTCGGGATTGCCCGCCTTGCCGATCCCGGCGATGCGGCCTTCCTTCAGCCCGACATCTGCCTTGGTGATGCCCTGATGGTCGAATACGACTACGCCGGTGATGACGGTATCCATCACGCCGCCCGCGCGCGTGACCTGGGACTGGCCCATGCCGTCACGCACGACCTTGCCGCCGCCGAATTTCACCTCTTCTCCGGGGATGGTCAGGTCGCGCTCGACCTCGATCAATAGCTCGGTATCGGCCAGCCGGATGCGGTCGCCACTCGTCGGGCCATACATCGCGGCATAATCGGCGCGGGAGAGGGTCAGAGCCATTACAAAGCCCCCATGATGTCTTTGCGAAAACCCTGCACGATCCGGTCGCCCGCATAGGGGATCAGCCGGATCTCGCGCGATTGGCCAGGCTCGAAGCGCATAGCGGTGCCTGCCGGGATGCACAGGCGCATGCCACGGGCGGCGGCGCGGTCAAAGCGCAGCGCCGGGTTGGTTTCGGCGAAATGGTAATGGCTGCCCACCTGGATGGGGCGGTCGCCGCTATTGGCAACCATGAGGGTGATCGGCTCGCGGCCCTCGTTCAGTGCGATGTCACCAGAGGCGGGAATGATTTCACCGGGGATCATGGCCTAGCCCGCAACCGCAAGAAGCAGACCGGCGAGGGTCGTGCCGCCCCCGATGCCGCGCAGAAACGTATCGCGGCGGAGCAGCTTGCCGATCCCGATGCCGAGCAAATGCAGCGCCATGGTCGCGGCGGCAAAACCGAGCGCATAGGGGAGCAGGCCCTGCGCCGGGCCCTCTGCCCCATGCGCCCAGCCATGGGCAAAGCCGAAGATCGCGGCCCCCGGAACCAGCATCGCCATGGGCAGGCGCATGGCCATCGCCACCAGCGCGCCGAGGATCACCACCGAGGCGAGGATCATCGGCTCGACCCCGGCAAAAGGCAGTCCCGCCCAACCCGACAGCCCGCCCGCGATCATCGCAGTGACGAATGCGGCTGGCAGCGCCCAGAGCGCCCGCCCGCCGATCTGCGCCGCCAGCAGGCCAAGCGCGACCATGGCCAGCAGGTGATCGGCGCCGCCGACGGGATGCGACAGGCCGCCGATGAATTGGCCTGACTCATGTCCGGGATGCGCGAATGCCATGCCGGGCAGGATTGCGGCGGCGGTCAGGGTGAAAAATCGTTTCATTCAAGCCTCCTGGCGGATCGGGTGATGGACGGTGACCAGCTTGGTGCCGTCGGGAAAGGTGGCCTCGACTTGCACCGACCCGATCATCTCGGGCACGCCCTGCATGCATTGATCGGCGGTGATCACATGCGCCCCCGCCTGCATTAGATCGGCCACGCTGCGGCCGTCGCGCGCGCCCTCGACGACGAAATCGGTGATCAGGGCGATGGCCTCGGGATGGTTCAGCTTGACGCCACGGGCCAGCCGCCCGCGGGCGACCATCGCGGCGACCGAGACCAACAGTTTCTCGCGTTCACGGGGGGTTAGGTTCATGGGTCAGACCTGCCAGACACGGGGTAAGGGATCGGGGCGCAGCACCTGCAGCAAGCGGTTGATCTGCCGTCTCAGCGGCCAACCATCCCCGGCCAGAAGCCGCAGGACCAGCCGCCCGGGCGGAGCGCTGGCAGCGGATGTCACGCCGGGTTCGGTCAACGTGTCGCGGGCGCGACCCAGCAAATCCGGGGCATGCGGGGCAATCACCGACAGCGTTGCCATGGCCTTCGCGCCATTCAGCATAGCCGCACCGTCCAGCCGCCGCAGCCCGGCATCGTCCAGCGCCAGCGCATCGTGATGCAGGATGCGGCCTTCGCGCCGGACCACGCGGCGGTCATGCAAACGCAGATGCGTCAGGGTCTCGCCCATGGCCAGCCGGCCCAGCACGACCATTTCCAGCAGCATGCAGCCCGCGCCCGGTGCCAGGTCGACCTCGGTCACGCGATCCAGCGCGGCACCGTCGAAGAGGATGGTTTCCTGCGGCAGCCAGTCCAGCCAGCCATCCTCGCCGATGCTCAGCCGCACATACGCCCGCGCCATATCGCCTTCGGCACGATAGGCGCGCTCGGCCGTCTGTGTCGTCGCCAGGGCGCGCGTGCGGGGATGCAGCTCGATCCCGTATTCGAGCCGGTCATCCGAGGCCAGCCCGCCAGAGGTGTTCAGGAACACGATCTCGGGCAATCCTCCTGCGACCCGCGGCAGCATCGCCTTGGCCGAACCCGACTGCGCCAGATCGACGATACCGCGGGGACCGAGGACAATTCGCGCCTGGCCATGGCTGCGCTGGAAAGCGGATATGCGGGGCGAGTCGAACATGGGTCCACTGAAATGTGCAGGCGCATGATCTCAATCACGCACCGCCGGAACCGGCTTCGAAAAGGGTTGAGCTGACTGCGTATGCCGCCAATATAGGCAATGTGGCGAATAAAGTGGCAGTTTTGCGAAGGAGAAATCAGAGGCGGTTCGGGATCGCGGTATCCAATGATCGTCACCGCAACTGCATAAGGATTTCTTATATGATCGATCAAAAAATCCAAATTTCACTAATCTCAAATCATGCTACAAACGACCCGTAGCCGATGACCGGATTCGCGTGATCGACGCAGGGATCAATGCCGAACCGGTCACCGTGATGACACGGGTAAGCAAGGGGAAATCCAATGGACGGAAATGACATCAAATCTTCGGGGAAATGCCCGGTCATGCATGGTGGCATGACAGCCTCGGGCGCCAGCGTGATGGACTGGTGGCCGAATGCCCTCAATCTCGACATCCTGCATCAGCATGACAGCAAGACCAACCCGATGGGCAAGGATTTCAACTATCGGGAAGAGCTGAAGAAACTGGATGTCGAGGCGCTGAAGAAGGACCTGCGCGCATTGATGACCGACAGCCAGGACTGGTGGCCCGCCGATTGGGGCCATTACGGGGGCATGTTCGTGCGCATGTCCTGGCACGCCGCGGGCTCTTACCGCCTGGCGGATGGCCGTGGCGGCGGCGGCACCGGGAACCAGCGTTTCGCGCCGCTGAACTCCTGGCCGGACAATTCCGGCACCGACAAGGCCCGCCGCATGCTGTGGCCGATCAAGAGGAAATACGGCAACAAGATCAGCTGGGCCGACCTGATGATCCTGGCAGGCACCATCGCCTATGAGGATATGGGGCTGAAAACCTTTGGCTTCAGCTTTGGCCGCGAGGATATCTGGCATCCGGAAAAGGATGTCTATTGGGGCTCGGAAAAGGAATGGCTCGCGCCGAGCGACGGGCGCTATGGCAGCGTCGACGATCCCTCGACGATGGAAAACCCGCTGGCCGCCGTGCAGATGGGCCTGATCTATGTGAACCCCGAAGGCGTCAACGGTCAGCCTGACCCGCTGAAGACAGCGGCGCAGATGCGCGAAACCTTCGCCCGGATGGCGATGAATGACGAAGAGACCGTCGCGCTGACCGCTGGCGGCCACACGGTCGGCAAGACCCATGGCAATGGCGATGCCGATCTCTTGGGCGAGGCTCCGGAGGGCGCGGGCGTCGAGGATCAGGGCCTTGGCTGGCTCAACAAGTCCAAGCGCGGCATCGGGCGCGACCAAGTGGTCAGCGGCCTGGAAGGTGCATGGACCACGAATCCCACCAAATGGGACAATGGCTTCTTCGAGATGCTGTTCAACCATGAATGGGAGCTGCGCAAGAGCCCGGCAGGCGCAAACCAGTGGGAACCGGTCGATATCAAGGAAGAGGACAAGCCGGTCGATGTCGAGGACCCCTCGATCCGCCGCAACCCGATGATGACCGATGCCGACATGGCGCTGAAGGTCGATCCCGGCTATCGCGAGATCGCCATGCGCTTCATGAAGGACCCGGATTATTTCTCGGAGACCTTCGCGCGGGCATGGTTCAAGCTGACCCATCGGGACATGGGGCCGAAGGCACGTTATTTCGGGCCGGACGTTCCCGCCGAGGACCTGATCTGGCAGGATCCGGTTCCGGCCGGAAGCACCGGCTATGACGTGGCCGCGGTCAAGGCGAAGATCGATGCCGCCGGATTGTCCATCGCCGACATGGTCTCGACCGCATGGGACAGTGCGCGGACCTATCGCGGCTCGGACATGCGCGGCGGCGCGAATGGCGCGCGCATCCGGCTGGCCCCGCAGAAAGACTGGGAAGGCAACGAGCCCGAACGCCTCGCAAGGGTCCTGTCCGTGCTGGGGCCCATCGCGGCCGAGACCGGCGCCAGCATCGCCGATGTGATCGTGCTGGCCGGCAATCTCGGCATCGAGAAGGCCGCGAAGGCGGCGGGACAGGACATCACCGTGCCCTTCGCACCGGGCCGCGGCGACGCGACCGACGAGATGACCGATGCCGAATCCTTCGACCCGCTGGAACCGCTTGCCGATGGTTACCGGAACTGGCTGAAAAAGGACTATGCGGTGAGCGCGGAAGAGATGATGCTCGACCGGACGCAATTGCTGGGCCTGACCGCCACCGAGATGACCGTGCTGGTCGGCGGGATGCGTGTGCTGGGCACCAATCACGGCGGTGCGAAGCATGGTGTCTTCACCGACCGCGAAGGCGCGCTGACCACGGATTTCTTCGTGAACCTGACCGATATGGGCAATAGCTGGAAGCCCGTGGACAAGGGGCTCTACGAGATCCGCGACCGCAAGACCGACGCGGTGAAATGGACGGCAACCCGGGTCGATCTGGTCTTCGGCTCGAACTCGGTTCTGCGCTCCTATGCCGAGATCTACGCCCAGGATGACAATCACGACAAGTTCCTGCGGGACTTCGTGGCAGCCTGGACCAAGGTGATGAATGCGGATCGGTTCGATCTGGCCTGATTGATTGAACCTGCCCCCGGCGGGCTGTTCGCCGAGGGAACAAATCTTTCAAGACGCATGGACGCGCGGGAAGGCGAAACGCCCTTCTCGCGCGTCTTGCTTTTGGTCCGGACATTGTGATCTGCGCCCCACGCCGCCGAGCCACCGCCCCAATGCGCACACCTCGCAGAGGTTGAAAGTTACCTGTTGCGAACACCTGAAATTCGTACTATGTATACCAAATGTGAGTACATGGTTCCTTGTTTTGTCGAACTGCCCGATGACACAGATACGGTCCCTTTTGTCGAACAAGTGCACATTTTTTTTTCGTCATCGGGCAGTTACCACCATTCCCGACATATATATGATGGCGACGGTGGGATGATTGATCCGCTGAAG
This Paracoccus saliphilus DNA region includes the following protein-coding sequences:
- the ureG gene encoding urease accessory protein UreG, producing the protein MSFNGPLRVGIGGPVGAGKTTLTEQLARHLAPRLSMAVITNDIYTREDAEALMRAQVLPQERIRGVETGGCPHTAIREDASINLAAIADLNVAFPDLDLVLIESGGDNLAATFSPELADLTIYVIDTAAGQDIPRKRGPGLARSDLLVVNKIDLAPHVGVDAELLEADARASRGTRPVVMASLRHGGGVQDIADFLVREGGLALAPIEGDRRGIQAV
- a CDS encoding HupE/UreJ family protein, yielding MKRFFTLTAAAILPGMAFAHPGHESGQFIGGLSHPVGGADHLLAMVALGLLAAQIGGRALWALPAAFVTAMIAGGLSGWAGLPFAGVEPMILASVVILGALVAMAMRLPMAMLVPGAAIFGFAHGWAHGAEGPAQGLLPYALGFAAATMALHLLGIGIGKLLRRDTFLRGIGGGTTLAGLLLAVAG
- a CDS encoding urease subunit beta, with the protein product MIPGEIIPASGDIALNEGREPITLMVANSGDRPIQVGSHYHFAETNPALRFDRAAARGMRLCIPAGTAMRFEPGQSREIRLIPYAGDRIVQGFRKDIMGAL
- the katG gene encoding catalase/peroxidase HPI, with amino-acid sequence MDGNDIKSSGKCPVMHGGMTASGASVMDWWPNALNLDILHQHDSKTNPMGKDFNYREELKKLDVEALKKDLRALMTDSQDWWPADWGHYGGMFVRMSWHAAGSYRLADGRGGGGTGNQRFAPLNSWPDNSGTDKARRMLWPIKRKYGNKISWADLMILAGTIAYEDMGLKTFGFSFGREDIWHPEKDVYWGSEKEWLAPSDGRYGSVDDPSTMENPLAAVQMGLIYVNPEGVNGQPDPLKTAAQMRETFARMAMNDEETVALTAGGHTVGKTHGNGDADLLGEAPEGAGVEDQGLGWLNKSKRGIGRDQVVSGLEGAWTTNPTKWDNGFFEMLFNHEWELRKSPAGANQWEPVDIKEEDKPVDVEDPSIRRNPMMTDADMALKVDPGYREIAMRFMKDPDYFSETFARAWFKLTHRDMGPKARYFGPDVPAEDLIWQDPVPAGSTGYDVAAVKAKIDAAGLSIADMVSTAWDSARTYRGSDMRGGANGARIRLAPQKDWEGNEPERLARVLSVLGPIAAETGASIADVIVLAGNLGIEKAAKAAGQDITVPFAPGRGDATDEMTDAESFDPLEPLADGYRNWLKKDYAVSAEEMMLDRTQLLGLTATEMTVLVGGMRVLGTNHGGAKHGVFTDREGALTTDFFVNLTDMGNSWKPVDKGLYEIRDRKTDAVKWTATRVDLVFGSNSVLRSYAEIYAQDDNHDKFLRDFVAAWTKVMNADRFDLA
- the ureC gene encoding urease subunit alpha: MALTLSRADYAAMYGPTSGDRIRLADTELLIEVERDLTIPGEEVKFGGGKVVRDGMGQSQVTRAGGVMDTVITGVVVFDHQGITKADVGLKEGRIAGIGKAGNPDTQPGVTLIIGPGTEIIAGEGRILTPGGFDCHIHYICPQQVDHALHSGVTTLLGGGTGPAHGTLATTCTPGPWHIARMLEACADLPVNIGVAGKGNASRPEPLEEQVRAGACALKLHEDWGTTPAAIDNCLNVADAMDVQVMIHTDTLNESGFVEDTMAAIGGRTIHAYHTEGAGGGHAPDIIRMVGMGNVLPSSTNPTRPYTANTIEEHLDMLMVCHHLDRRVPEDVAFAESRIRRETIAAEDILHDLGAFSVISSDSQAMGRIGEVIIRTWQTADKMRRQRGRLEGEQGENDNLRARRYIAKYTINPAIAHGVSAHIGSITPGKRADLVLWSPAFFGVKPEMVLVGGQISVAQMGDPNGSIPVQPVFSRPMWGHSRRASALFLSRAGLEAGAGEGLDKVLIAVEQTRDIGKTDMVLNDAMPEIEVDPETYEVRADGKLLSCEPASELPMAQRYFLF
- a CDS encoding urease accessory protein UreD, with amino-acid sequence MFDSPRISAFQRSHGQARIVLGPRGIVDLAQSGSAKAMLPRVAGGLPEIVFLNTSGGLASDDRLEYGIELHPRTRALATTQTAERAYRAEGDMARAYVRLSIGEDGWLDWLPQETILFDGAALDRVTEVDLAPGAGCMLLEMVVLGRLAMGETLTHLRLHDRRVVRREGRILHHDALALDDAGLRRLDGAAMLNGAKAMATLSVIAPHAPDLLGRARDTLTEPGVTSAASAPPGRLVLRLLAGDGWPLRRQINRLLQVLRPDPLPRVWQV
- a CDS encoding urease subunit gamma, translating into MNLTPREREKLLVSVAAMVARGRLARGVKLNHPEAIALITDFVVEGARDGRSVADLMQAGAHVITADQCMQGVPEMIGSVQVEATFPDGTKLVTVHHPIRQEA
- a CDS encoding urease accessory protein UreF — translated: MTMTISTITPDAARLRLAQYLSPAFPVGGFAWSQGLEWAMDRGAATRATLPQWLADWLEHGGGWTDGVLVSLSLRPGADHAGLDDLARATCMGSQRLTETIEQGTAFSANVTALTGEAHAPAALPVAFGRACAGFPLPAPEMIAAFLQAQAAALISAAVRFMPLGPVEGQAMLAGLQPTLLATAIRAASASEADLVSATWGADIAAMSHETMRTRIFRS
- a CDS encoding urease accessory protein UreE; this translates as MIPHSHQVIRNASGPFDGGVMLDYEGRLLRRKRLACDAGDFLVDLPEVTSLEDGDAFLLSDGRRILVHAAAEPVLVIRGDLPRLAWHIGNRHTPCRIEAERLIIRADHVLEAMLDQLGARIEHASLPFSPEKGAYGHGRTFGHDHGHFHAHAHDHDHQHDHA